The window TGGAATGGTTTAAAAAAATTAGGTGTTTTGGAAGGGGATTTTATCGCATTTGGTAATGATGCAAATGATAAAGCGATGTTTGTAAAGGCCAAGGAAAGTGTATGTGTGGGTGTGCATGAAGTACAGAAGTATGCTACTTTACAGGTGCCTAGCGAAGAAGCAGCAGTTATTGCCATGCTACAAGAATTAAGTGAAAAGTATTAAAGTAAAATGCTTATGGGAGGTAAATCTAGCCTCGTTATACATGATTTTTCACTGTGTTTCCATAAATAAAGAATCTGCGAAGAAAAAAAGTTAATCAGTCAAGCCTTGGTAGACGTATATGCGCCTATCGAGGCTTGCTGCTTATTTACGGAGGGTGAGCAAATCAAGCTATTTATCCAGAGTATGGAGGGTTTATTAAATAGCCTCTTCTTTTTGCACCTTGAAGCGAGAAACTTGTGTTTGTAATTCCTCAGCCATTGTGGACAGTGTAGCTGAAGAAGCGGCCACTTCTTCAATTGTTGCTAATTGCTCTTCAGAGGCTGAAGCCACATTTTGCAAGTTCGCGGACGACATTTGTGCGATTGTGGCAATTTCATCGAAAGATGCATATATTTGTTCAGCACTTGATGACATCTCCTCGGAAACAGTTGTCGCTTCTTGAATTTGCATTGATACACGTTCAATGAGTTCGACGATTTTTGAAAAGCCTTCCTCAGCCACCTTTACAACCTTTATACCTATCTGAACCTCTTGAGTTCCTGTATCCATCACCGTTACTGCACGATTTGTATCTTGTTGGATTTCTGAGATTAAACCTGCAATTTGTTCAGCAGACTTTTTAGACTGTTCAGCTAATTTTTTAACCTCGTCAGCCACGACTGCAAACCCACGACCATGATCACCTGCGCGTGCTGCTTCGATTGCTGCGTTCAGTGCTAATAAGTTGGTCTGCTCTGCGATGTCAGTGATAATGCTAATGATATTACCAATCTCTACAGAATGGTTTCCTAGACTTTTGACAACTATTGCTGATTCTAATACGGCATTATTAATGGTATCCATCTGTGTAATGACGCGTTGTAGTGAGTCATTCCCTTTGTTTGCCTCTGTATTTGTCTCAATTGTGAGTTCAGAAACAGCAGCAGTTGTTGCTGCTAATTGCTGGATACCCTTGGTCATTATTTTCATGGCCTCAGAGCTCTCGGTAGCATTTTTCCCCTGCGCTTCAGAGCCACTTGCTACTTCTTGAATCGAAGATGTGATTTGCTCTGTTGCTTGAATCGTTTGGTCAGCACTCGCAGTTAATTCTGCTGCAGAAGCACTAACTTGCACAGTGTTATGACGTACGTTGGTAATTAAGTCCTTTAAATTTTGAGCCATTTGATTAAAGGCAAGGGCTAAATCGCCAACCTCATCACGATTCTTGATGCGAATTTGTTCAGCTGTTAAATCGCCTTCTGCAATTTTTTTTGCGGCTTTTGCCATACCATTGATTGGTCGGGAAATAATGCTACCCATTACCATAGCAATTATCAGACTAATGACAACGGCAAATGCCCCAAGTAAAATCATCTGGAACTTAATAGATTGAATTTCATTTGATGTAGCAGTAATTTTTGATTCTACAAATTCTTTTTGATAATTTGCAAGGTTTTCAACCCGCTCATCGAATTGTTTAATAATGAGGCGACCCTGAGTGCTATCCAATTTTTCATATTGTTCAGTTTGTCCATCATTTTTTAATGAAAACATACGATCTGCAAACTGTTGAACGTTTTCCTCACTTTTAATAATGGCCTCTAATAATTCAATAGATTTTTCGGTCTCGAGTGATGCTATTAAGTCATCGGACTTTTGTTTGAATTCATTGCGGGAGTCTTTATTACTTTGTAGACTTTGCTTATCCCCTAATAGTAGATAGCCTCGCATACTAACGATCTCTTGCTTTGCGATAGCGCTGAGCTCTTGAATACTAATAGATTTAGTCGTCTGTTCTTCAAGTAAATCACGGTACGTACTATTTACTGAATTCAGTTGTTTGAAGTTTAAACCTATCGTGCCAATTAAAACGAAAATGACAATTAAAAAACCGAGTAATAATTTCTTATAGATAGTAAATCGCATGTTTGAAAAATCCTTTCTTAGTAGATTAGTAGAAATGTTACAAAAAAATGAAATATGTATATATACCATTTATATCAGATTATATGAAATTTACAAAGTATTATGAGTATTTTCATGTTGAATATTATAAAAATAAGTGAAGTAAGTTGTAGAAAAATAGAATTTTAGGGGAATTGAATGTGAAACTAAATCAGATGTGGTACGTAGAAACAAATAAGGATGAAACGAGGATGTGGGACGATGTACAGACCGATTTTAAAATTACCAAAGACGAAATATGAAAAGATGTGGGACTATATTGGTGGTGGGTTATTTGTTGTGTCTATCTTATATATTGTTATGATGTGGGGAAAAATACCTGCTGAAATTCCAGCACATTTTAATGGTGCAGGAGAGGTCAATCGATGGGGTTCTAAAATCGAATTATTAATCCTTCCGTTTATAGGGATATTTTTGTGGGTGTTTTTGGGGCTACTTGAAAAGGCGCCACATATGCATAACTATCCTGCACGTCTAAATGAGAGTAACGTTGAAGCATTTTACTTAAATAGCCGAAAAATATTAAATGAAGTGAAAAATCTTTGCTTAATTTTATTTGCATTCATCTCATTTCAAACGGTTCGTATCGCTTTAGAAAAAGTAGATACATTGGGCTGGTGGTTCCTACCATGTCTACTGATTGGAACAGCTATTCAGATCATAAAAGGTTTAGTAACTTCTTCAAAAATTAAATAGTAATGTTTCCATTGCGGATGTTTAATTTTGTGTCCGATATACTTTAGTTGCAGCAAGGAGACGTCTCTAACTTTGAGACGTCTCCCTTTTTTTTATGATAAATTTAGGATACTTGAAATTGAAAGAGGTGCGAAAGACATGCAAAATAAATTTAAATTAAAGGATGGGCTCTCGCTTACAATTCTAAACCAGCCACAGGAGATGATATTAGATGGGATTTCACATTCAGGCGATGCTCCGTATGATCGTATCATTTCCTTTGTGTTTTCAGTTGATGACATGGTAACTTATTTAAACAGTACGCTCAAGGCTAATGTTTTAGCTGAGCAGGGCTATTTATTTTTCGTTTATCCGAAAAAGGGTAATAAAAAGTATGAACAGTTTATTCATCGTGATGAAATTTTCCCAGCCATTCAGGTAGATGAAGAAAAATATATTGTCGGTAGTAATTATAAATTTGCAAGTCTTATGTCTCTTGATGAGACGTTTTCCATTTTGAGCATTAAGAGAGATAGTAAGGCGCGTGGTAAGAAAAAGACCGCAAATAGTCAATGTGTTAGCGATTATGAAAGCATGGTTCCGCAATTGCGAGAACAGCTTGCAGAAAATGCAAATGATTTAGCCTTTTATGATGGACTAACACCAGGGTATCAGAAGGACTGGGCCCGCTATATTTATAGTGCGAAAAAGGAAGAAACCCAGCGAGCGCGTTTAGATGAAATGCGGGAAATTACAAGACAAGGCTTTAAGACGAAGGAGTTATACCGAAAAGCAAAGAGTGAAGAAAAAGCATAATTTATTAAAGAATAGCTTTCTTAGTATAAATGCAGCGGAGGAAGAATCTATGAGACAATAGCGATTACACGCATACCACTTATTATTACGTGTAGCGTGGGCTTCATAGCTACTTTGAAGTTGTCTACAAAGGGAGATATATTGCCTAGGGGCAAACGACACTACTTTAAAAAGTGAGGGCAAAATATGAGTACTTATATTGAACAAGTAGATGAAAAATGGCGCGATAGTTTGGCTAAGCTAGTGGAGGTAGTAGAATCTAACTTACCAGATGGATTTGAACGAACAATGAATTATGACATGTTAAGCTATGTTGTGCCGTTATCGATTTATCCGAAAGGTTATCACGTAACGGCAAATACTCCGCTGCCGTTTATTAGTCTTGCAGCTCAAAAGCGGCATATAGCTGTCTATCATATGGGCATATATGCAGATAAGGCTTTGCTTTCTTGGTTTCAAGAAGAGTATGCCAAGTGTGTACCCACAAAGCTAAATATGGGGAAAAGTTGCATTCGTTTTACGAGTACTAAAAATATCCCTTATGATTTGATTGGCGACCTTGTATCAAAAATGACACCAGCTGAATGGATTCTCAAATATGAAGGGGAGTTGAACAAATGAAAAGTGCTACAACATTTTTAATGTTTCAGGGACAAGCACACGATGCAATCGAACAATATAAACAATGGTTTACGGATTTAACAGTGGAAAACTTGACCTATATGGAAGATTCTCAGCAAGTTGCAATGGCTGTGCTCAATTTAAAAGGTCTGAAAATTATGGTGAATGATAGTGTCATTAAGCATGATTTTACGTTTACACCTGCCACATCTATTTTTGTAGAATGTGAGACACTAGAAGAAATCGGAAATCTTGCAGCACAAATATTAGAGGGTGGACAAGCATTAATGCCACTTGACAATTATGGCTTTTCTAAGCAATTTACCTGGATTGCGGATCGTTTCGGTGTTTCCTGGCAACTTACGTATAATTAAGTATAAGGAGGAGTATATATGAATAAATGGATGGAACGAGCTGTAGAGCTAGCGCTTGAAAACGTTGCGCAGAGAGGCCAGCCATTTGGAGCTATATTAGTGAAAGATGGCGAAATCATTGGCGAGGGCGTCAATGAACTACATCTCCGTCCAGACAGTACGGGGCATGCTGAGCTATTAGCCTTACGACGTGCCCAGGAAAAACTAAATTCTATCGATTTACGTGGTACGGTGATGTATGCAAGCGGTGCACCTTGCCCAATGTGCTTTGGTGCGATGGCGATGGCTGGTATAGATAAGGCCTATTTTGCCAATTCACTAGCAGATGCCATAGCGGTAGGTTTAGGTCGCTCAAGTGAGGTATACGCTGACTTACAGAAGACTGATACTGATCGAGTTTTTCAAATGATACAGTTACCAGTAGAGGATGAAGAAAAAAATCCGATGCATGTTTGGTATAAAAAGCATAATAACGATTAAGAGGAGAATAAGGTATGGCAGTAACTTTAGTGAAGCACAACATTAAATATGCAGAAGCGATGCATGCGTTATCTTCAATGCCACAGGTGAGAGATGCACTTGGGTTACCAGCCGGCAAAGTAGAAGATACGATAAATTTTATTAAACGAGAATGTATAGATGAAGAAGCAGGCAAGACTGTTCCTCGTGTTGTCTTGAACGAGGAAGGACAAGTCATCGGTGTGACGGCACTGATGTTTATAGATCATAACAAAAAAAGCTGTCATATTGGTTCATGGCTTGGTCATGAATTTTGGGGTAAGGGCTATAATCTAGAGGCAAAAAATGCAATACTAGAAATTGCGTTTTTTGAGTTAGGGCTAGAGCGAGTCTTTGCAGGAGCAAGAAAGGTTAATATTCGCTCCCAAAAGGCGCAAGAGAAAATACCATTTATCCGTCTAGGGGTAGAGCGGAATTTTCCCCAAGAACATTCTTGGTTAGAGGTAAAGGAAAAACAACCGTGTGTTTTAAATGTCTTTGAACGTGAGGATTTTGTTCGTCACTGCACCTCTCTAGAGAAGGTAGAAGAGTCACGGGAAAGCTATTTGCCACAGTTATTGATTGCGGATGAAAGTGAAGTAGCCGTTCGTCAATACATGAATGACGGTGATTTATATGAAATTAAGTGCGGTGAAAAATTAGCGGGTATTGCCTTGCTCATTGCACATTCTACAACAACCGTTGAATTAAAAAATATCGCCATCGTATCAGCGTTTCAAGGTAGAGGTATTGGTAAAGTAGCTTTGCAAAAAATTACAGCAATTAGTGCATCGCAAGGTTATAAAAACATTATTGTAGGCACGGCAAATTCCAGTATTGATAATATTGCTTTCTATCAAAAGTCTGGTTTCCGCATGGAAGCAATTGAAAAGGATTTTTTTGGTAGTTATCCAGAACCAATCTATGAAAATGGTATACGTGCCTTAGATATGATTTTATTTTCAAAGGCATTATAAATCGAGGCAAAATACTCCTCGATTTTTATTTTGTCGTGAAACCGAGCTGTGAAAAATCTACATTAGAAGAAGCGGCAGTCCTATCCTTGGAGAGGTTTTGTCATTAAGTAAAAAAGAAATACCCGCTCAACCAAAAGTTGTGACGGGTATTTCTATTTGCCGAGCAGCAAAGCCATCAATTTTTCCTTGGAATGTAAAAAATCATCGAGTGAATAGCGATCTAGCACAGCTAAATAAGCTTGTAGTGCTTCATATAGTACGCCTTTTAACTGGCATTCAGGGGCGATTTTACAGAGGTTATTTTCTTTATCAAAGCACTCCACCAAGTGAAAGTCTTCTTCGGTATGGCGCACAATTTCTCCGATTGTAACAGTCTTTGGATCAATTGCCAGACGAATACCGCCACCACGTCCGCGGATCGTTTCAATATAACCTAGCTGCCCAAGTTGGTGTGTCACCTTCATTAAATGGTTTTTTGATATATTATAGGCATCAGAAATTTCTTGGATAGTTGATAGTTGACCGTCTTCCTTCGCTCCTAAATAAATGAGTGTCCGAAGGGAGTAATCTGTGTATAAAGTTAATCGCATTAGAACACCCTACTTTCTAAAGTTCTTAAATAATTATAGCATTATCCTCTATTTCATAGTAATATGAATGCCTTTTGAAAAGATGTATTTAAAATACATTAATTATGTCTATTTTGTTAAAGATGTATTTTATATATTGCTTTAGGGGATTGAAAGCGTTATATTGTAATCACGAAAGGATGGTATGCGATATGTTAAAACAAGAAACGGTACAAATTATTAAAGCGACAGTTCCAGTATTAGAAGTTCATGGTGTAGCAATTACAAAGACGTTTTACAAAAATATGTTTCAGGCTCATCCGGAATTATTAAATATTTTTAATCACACGAATCAAGAACAAGGGCGCCAACAGACAGCGTTAGCAAACACTGTTTACGCGGCAGCTGTTCATATTGAAAATTTAGAGGCTATATTACCGGCAGTTATGTTAATCGCTCATAAACACCGTAGTTTAGGTATTTTACCAGAGCATTATCCAATTGTAGGAGAATACTTATTAAAAGCGATTAAAGAAGTTCTTGGAGATGCAGCAACAGACGATATTATTAATGCATGGGCTGAGGCGTATGGTGTGATTGCAGATATCTTCATTCAAGTAGAAGAAGAGTTATATCAAAAAGCAGCGGTAAATGGTGGGTGGCGTTTATTCAAACCATTAAAAGTAGCAAAAAAAGAAGTTGAAAGTGACCTTGTAACTTCTATTTATTTTGTGAACGAGGATGGTTCTCTGTTACCAGCGTATGAGCCAGGACAATATATTAGCCTTCGCGTGAAAGTGCCTGGGGAAGAATATTTAATGAATCGTCAATACACACTTTCACAAGCAACAGCAGAAGATGGGTATCGTATTTCTGTAAAACGTGAAAGCGATCATACACCAAACGGTAAAGTATCAAACTTCATTCATGACGTTTTACAAGTTGGTGATTTGGTAGACGTAAGTGTTCCAGCAGGTCTATTTGTTTTAGAAGAAACATCTGCACCAATCACATTTGTAAGTGGTGGTATTGGCGTAACACCATTAAATAGTATGCTTCAATCTTTAAAAGACGATGCGGCAAATGAAGTAAACTTCATTCAGTGTGCTCGCAATGAGAAAGTTGTAGCATTTAGTGATGACATTAAGGAAAAAGTAAATACCCTTCCAAATGCAACATATACCGCGTTATACTCTGATGAGGACAAGCTCATTACGAAAGAATTATTGGCTGAAAGCGTAGCGAATAATACGGATGTATATGTATGTGGCCCTTCTGGCTTTATGGAAGCGGTTATTAAAAACTTACATGAAATTGGCGTAGCAGACGAAAAAATTCATTATGAATTCTTTGGTCCAGCGATGCAATTAGCAAAATAAGAATAAAATTTCCTGTTATGAGCGTTTTCCTACGCTTGTGGCAGGTTTTTTTATTTTAGAACTTTCGAAGTGATGGATAGAGTTCTCAAAGTGATGGATAGAACGTACGGACTGATAGATATGACTTAACGAGACATGCAATAAAATATGTTGGTGCTTTCATGTTGACATTATACCTAATGGGGTATAATATAAAACTCGTAAGCAAGTTGAAAATTTGACTCGGAAGGAGACGTGCACAAGAATGGCATACGATGCAAAAGCAGCAAATCGAGTGAAGCGAATGGAAGGTCAATTGCGTGGAATCTTACGTATGATGGAAGAAGAAAAAAACTGCAAAGACGTTATTACGCAGCTATCTGCCGTGCGTTCAGCAGTTGATCGGACTATTGGCGTTATTGTCAGTGAGAATTTGCTGAATTGTGTAACGACTGCCGAAGGAGATTCAGAAAAAATGAATACGGCTATTCAAGAAGCGATGGATTTAGTCGTGAAAAGTAGATAAAATGTATATACCCTTTGCAGTATATGGTTAGGAGGATATAGCTCTTGGAAACATGGATTATCATTGCAATCGTTATTGCCTTTTTAGTTTGGAGGATGAAGCCGACGAAAGGTGTTCAATCCATATCGACGGCACAATTAAAAACTATGCTGAATGATAAGGACAAAGTGTTTGTGGATGTGCGAACACCAGCTGAATTCAAGGGACGTAATATTCCGCAATTTAAAAATATCCCACTTGGTTCTAGCTTTACCAAATTACCAAAGGACAAAGAAATTGTTGTCATTTGTCAAAGTGGCATGCGTAGTAGTCAAGCATGTAAGCAACTAAAGAAACACGGATTTGAGCGTGTAACAAATGTCCGTGGTGGCATGGGCGCTTATTAGGAGGACAATATCATGAAAGAAATTTCAGCAAAACAAGTACAACAAGCATTAGAACAAGGGCAAGTTTTAAAACTGATTGACGTACGTGAAGTAGATGAAGTGAAATCTGGGCATATCCCAGGCATCCTTCATATTCCGCTGGGCATATTGGAATTCCGTATGCATGAGTTAAATAAAAATGAACCATATATTATGGTATGTCGTTCAAGTGCCCGCAGTGGCCGAGCTACACAATATTTAGAAGATCGAGGATTTGATGTTACAAATATGATTGGCGGTATGCTTGCTTGGGAAGGCGAAGTACAGTAAGGGGTTGTATGGTAGATATTCTTAGCACCTCTCTATATTTTTTTATCTAAAACAATACCCTAATAGGTATGAGGAGGAAGTTATGGCTAGTGAGGCAGATTTTCAATTAGATGCAAAAGGGCTATCGTGTCCTATGCCTATCGTAAAAACGAAAAAGGCGATGGCTGATTTAGTAGATGGTCAAATTTTAGAAGTCTTAGCAACGGATAAGGGCTCTAAGGCGGATATTGCCGCTTGGGCAGAAACTGTAGGTCATCAATACATTGGTACGACAGAAGAGGGTGCTGTGTTAAAGCATTATATTCGTAAATGTGCTAACGATACTGTAACGGAAAAAGCGTTTGAACCGACTATTGAGTTGGCTGAAATGGTTGGAAAAAGTGGGCTTATATTAGATGTGCGTGAAGAGGTAGAGTTTGCCTTCGGTCATCTTGATGGAGCAATATCTATTCCAATGGGCGATCTTGCGGCACGTATCTCGGAGCTTGATAAGGAACAAGAGATATATGTAATTTGTCGTACAGGAAAGCGTAGCGATTTTGCAGCGCAAAAGCTTGTTGAAAATGGCTTTACTAAGGTATATAACGTACTTCCAGGTATGACAGCTTGGACGGGCGAACTAATAAAAACTATCTAATTGGAGGAATTTAATATGTCAAACAAAGTAGCAATTATTGCAAGTAATGGTGGTCTTTTTGACGCGTATAAGGTATTCAATATCGCAACAGCAGCTGCGGCTTCTGACAAAGAAGTAGCAATCTTCTTCACATTCGAAGGGTTAAATTTAATTCACAAGCAAGGTATGCACGCACTACCTATGCCTGCCGGAACAGAACATTTAGCTGAAGGCTTTGCGAAAGCGAATGTTCCTGCTATACCACAATTAGTAGAGATGGCGCAGGAATTAGGTGTGAAGTTTATCGCATGTCAAATGACAATGGATGTAATGGGTTTAACAACAAACGATTTCGTAGATGGAATTGAGGTGGGTGGCGCTGTAACGTTCCTAGAATTTGCTAAAGATGCAGCGCCGTCATTAACGTTTTAATTTTTTGGTAATAACAATAAGCGGAGAGGCATGTCCTTTCCGCTAAAAAAATCAATAAAACAATACCTCGGGGGGTAATTATAGTGTCGGTACAACGATGGAGCGCTGCAGATGTAGCAAAAAAAGTTATTCATAAAGATGAATTATTTATTTTAGATGTACGTAATGCGGATGCATTTGAGGATTGGAAAATTGACGGACATAAGTTTGAGTACCTTAATATTCCGTATTTCGAGCTATTGGATGGCGTAGAAGGAATTTTGCAGAAGATCCCGACTGACAAAGATGTATTAGTCGTTTGTGCAAAAGAGGGCTCGTCGGTGATGGTGGCTGAAATGTTAGCGGAAGCTGGGTTTACAGTTGGTTATTTAGCAGGTGGTATGAAAACGTGGAGTGAATATTTAGAGCCGATTAAAGTAGGAGATTTAACAGGCGGAGGCGAGCTTTACCAGTTCGTACGTTTAGGTAAAGGCTGCCTTTCTTATATGGTAATCTCTGAGGGTGAGGCAGCAATTATTGACGCGGTTCGTTTCACAGAGGTATTTATAAACTTTGCAAGTGAGAAAAACGTAAAAATCAAGCATGTTTTTGATACACATTTACACGCTGACCATATTTCAGGGGGACGTCATATTGCAGCTGCAACTGGTGCAATGTATTATTTACCACCGAAAGATGCAGAAGAGGTTGTATATGATTATGAGCCGTTAGTAGATGGTACCTCGGTACAAATTGGTGCATCGAAAATTGATGTAGGAGCCGTTTATTCGCCGGGTCATACAATCGGTTCAACATCGTTTGTTGTTGACGGCAAATATTTGTTGACTGGGGACATTTTATTTATAGATTCAATTGGACGCCCAGATTTAGCTGGACTTGCAGAAGACTGGGTTGGGGATTTACGTGAAACGCTTTATAAACGTTACCGTGAACTTTCGGATGAGTTAGTTGTGCTACCTGCTCACTTTATGATTATTGATGAGTTAAATGAAGATGGCACTGTGGCTAAACGTCTAGGGGAATTATTTGCTGAAAACCATGGTTTAAATATTGAAGATGAGGCAAAGTTCCGTAGCATTGTAACAAATAATTTACCGCCACAACCGAATGCCTATCAAGAAATTCGTCAAGTGAACATGGGTAAAATTACACCGGCTCAAGATGAGCAAACCGAAATGGAAATCGGGCCGAATCGCTGTGCAGTGAGGTAGTGCCTGGCACGCACACAATTCACACACAATTTGAGGTAGTGCCTGGCACGCACACAATTCGCAAACAAAAGGAGATTGACATGAATTCGAATTTACAGTTAGATGCAAAAGGTTTAGCTTGCCCTATGCCCATCGTGAAAACGAAAAAGGCAATGGACACTTTGACTTCTGGTGAAATTTTAGAAGTACAAGTAACAGATAAAGGTGCTTTAGCGGATATCCCAGCTTGGTCAAAAGTAGGAGGTCACACAATTCTGGATCAATCCGAAGATGCTGGTGTCATTACATTCTTTATTCAAAAAGCGTAACGTGGTTGGTGAGTGTTCAAGCTTGGGCACTCACCTTTCGTCTTCATTCAAATGAAGTTTCCGGCGATGTTCATTACGCTGAGGTGTAATTGATAAGAAAGAAGGAAAAATAAATGGATTTAACATGGATAATTACAATATTTTTAATCGGTTTTGTAGGTTCATATGTGTCGGGAATGCTGGGTATTGGTGGCTCGATTATTAAATATCCAATGTTATTATATATTCCACCTTTACTTGGTTTTACAGCGTTTACAGCACATGAAGTATCGGGTATTAGTGCTGTACAAGTATTCTTTGCTTCGATTGCAGGGGTGTGGGCTTACCGTAAAGGTGGCTATTTGAATAAGTCACTCATTATTTATATGGGAGCAGCTATTTTAGCCGGTAGCTTTGTCGGTAGTTATGGCTCCCAATTTTTATCGGAGACGGGTGTTAATGTCGTATATGGTATATTAGCGTTGATTGCGGCGGTAATGATGTTTATCCCGAAAAAGCAAATTGATGATAAGCCAATGAATGAGGTTAGCTTTAATAAAGGATTAGCAACAATTCTGGCTTTCATCGTGGGGGTAGGTTCAGGGATTGTTGGAGCTGCAGGTGGCTTCCTCCTCGTACCGATTATGCTTGTTGTATTAGGGATTCCAACGCGCATGAC of the Lysinibacillus fusiformis genome contains:
- a CDS encoding DsrE/DsrF/DrsH-like family protein codes for the protein MSNKVAIIASNGGLFDAYKVFNIATAAAASDKEVAIFFTFEGLNLIHKQGMHALPMPAGTEHLAEGFAKANVPAIPQLVEMAQELGVKFIACQMTMDVMGLTTNDFVDGIEVGGAVTFLEFAKDAAPSLTF
- a CDS encoding MBL fold metallo-hydrolase yields the protein MSVQRWSAADVAKKVIHKDELFILDVRNADAFEDWKIDGHKFEYLNIPYFELLDGVEGILQKIPTDKDVLVVCAKEGSSVMVAEMLAEAGFTVGYLAGGMKTWSEYLEPIKVGDLTGGGELYQFVRLGKGCLSYMVISEGEAAIIDAVRFTEVFINFASEKNVKIKHVFDTHLHADHISGGRHIAAATGAMYYLPPKDAEEVVYDYEPLVDGTSVQIGASKIDVGAVYSPGHTIGSTSFVVDGKYLLTGDILFIDSIGRPDLAGLAEDWVGDLRETLYKRYRELSDELVVLPAHFMIIDELNEDGTVAKRLGELFAENHGLNIEDEAKFRSIVTNNLPPQPNAYQEIRQVNMGKITPAQDEQTEMEIGPNRCAVR
- a CDS encoding sulfurtransferase TusA family protein — its product is MNSNLQLDAKGLACPMPIVKTKKAMDTLTSGEILEVQVTDKGALADIPAWSKVGGHTILDQSEDAGVITFFIQKA
- a CDS encoding sulfite exporter TauE/SafE family protein; the protein is MDLTWIITIFLIGFVGSYVSGMLGIGGSIIKYPMLLYIPPLLGFTAFTAHEVSGISAVQVFFASIAGVWAYRKGGYLNKSLIIYMGAAILAGSFVGSYGSQFLSETGVNVVYGILALIAAVMMFIPKKQIDDKPMNEVSFNKGLATILAFIVGVGSGIVGAAGGFLLVPIMLVVLGIPTRMTIASSLAITFISSIGGTIGKLLTGQVEYYPAAIMIVASLIAAPLGAKAGKNMNTKALQSILAVLILATTIKIWMDIL